One Streptomyces sp. NBC_00440 DNA window includes the following coding sequences:
- a CDS encoding DUF2637 domain-containing protein, with the protein MTAVDFRKPDVIRPDGDDLCPWDVPAGPPDNDAQEPEQPDAPEAGPEPEGDPRTMRLLAVIAGVGGLVLAGIGFTGSYNTLRHLAEGKGFGLFSYAFPIGIDAGILVLLALDLYMMRKRMPLPILRWAAHGLTAATVAFNAAAPPGPVMDDPLAASMHGVIPVLFVVAVEAARHYIGRMADLLAGETPLGSVPLTRWILAPLSTPRLARRMRLYNLPYKEVAAQHQQLRIYREGLRQKYDSNEQSWRKAATPNEMLPFKLAPFGFSVERALGVPLDEETKHIQRAAHAAVQRAEAEIQRVKTDVQLGEARIQAEVDKIRAEGRLKIAKAEAEREAQAEIQRAEADAQLREAKRQHALKLAEDKAAAEAQDLADETEKRRTLSRIEREKVQASWGLEQQQMTTEATEQERRIQADSAARAQRDEVARKAGLAEQQQRLALALAGEKKALEEAAEHERREAEHRAEAVNKDLEAQRGTEEIALSKARTEAAIEEAAERRVRAAEHEARAVEAAALARMTQVDWDVHRVVAMIQARGESAVTVRVIADELGVSTGSAQDRKTKAVDLLKGGGIEVPEQAAA; encoded by the coding sequence ATGACCGCCGTCGACTTCCGAAAGCCCGACGTGATCCGCCCGGACGGCGACGACCTGTGCCCCTGGGACGTCCCGGCCGGCCCTCCCGACAACGACGCCCAGGAGCCGGAGCAGCCCGACGCCCCGGAGGCCGGCCCCGAGCCGGAGGGCGACCCGCGCACCATGCGGCTGCTCGCAGTCATCGCCGGAGTCGGTGGCCTGGTGCTCGCCGGGATCGGCTTCACCGGCTCCTACAACACCCTGCGGCACCTCGCGGAGGGCAAGGGCTTCGGCCTGTTCTCCTACGCGTTCCCCATCGGGATCGACGCGGGCATCCTCGTGCTGCTCGCCCTCGACCTGTACATGATGCGCAAGCGGATGCCGCTGCCGATCCTGCGCTGGGCGGCCCACGGACTCACCGCCGCCACGGTGGCGTTCAATGCCGCCGCGCCGCCGGGGCCGGTGATGGATGACCCGCTCGCGGCGTCCATGCATGGCGTCATCCCGGTGCTGTTCGTCGTCGCGGTGGAGGCCGCCCGCCACTACATCGGCCGGATGGCCGACCTGCTGGCAGGCGAAACCCCGCTCGGGTCGGTCCCGCTGACCCGGTGGATCCTCGCCCCGCTGTCTACGCCCCGCCTGGCCCGCCGGATGCGGCTCTACAACCTCCCGTACAAGGAGGTCGCCGCCCAGCACCAGCAGCTCCGGATCTACCGCGAGGGGCTGCGCCAGAAGTACGACAGCAACGAGCAGAGCTGGCGCAAGGCGGCAACACCGAACGAGATGCTGCCGTTCAAGTTGGCCCCGTTCGGGTTCAGCGTGGAGCGTGCCCTGGGCGTGCCGCTGGATGAGGAGACCAAGCACATCCAGCGGGCGGCACATGCGGCCGTTCAGCGTGCCGAGGCCGAGATTCAGCGAGTCAAGACCGATGTTCAACTCGGAGAGGCTCGCATTCAAGCGGAGGTCGACAAGATCCGCGCCGAGGGTCGGCTGAAGATCGCCAAGGCCGAAGCGGAACGAGAGGCTCAGGCGGAGATTCAGCGCGCCGAAGCCGATGCTCAACTGCGCGAAGCCAAGCGTCAGCACGCGCTCAAGCTCGCGGAGGACAAGGCCGCGGCCGAAGCGCAGGACCTTGCCGACGAGACCGAGAAGCGCCGCACGCTCTCCCGGATCGAGCGGGAGAAGGTGCAGGCCAGTTGGGGTCTGGAGCAGCAGCAGATGACCACCGAGGCCACCGAGCAGGAGCGCCGGATCCAGGCCGATTCCGCCGCGCGCGCCCAGCGCGACGAGGTCGCCCGCAAGGCCGGCCTGGCGGAGCAGCAGCAGCGCCTGGCGCTGGCCCTCGCCGGAGAGAAGAAGGCCCTCGAAGAGGCCGCTGAACACGAGCGGAGGGAGGCTGAACACCGCGCCGAAGCGGTGAACAAGGACCTGGAAGCACAGCGCGGCACCGAGGAGATCGCCCTCTCCAAGGCCCGCACTGAGGCTGCGATCGAGGAAGCCGCTGAGCGTCGGGTGCGTGCGGCTGAACACGAGGCGCGTGCGGTTGAAGCCGCCGCGCTCGCCCGCATGACCCAGGTCGACTGGGACGTGCACCGCGTCGTCGCGATGATCCAGGCCCGGGGCGAGAGTGCGGTCACCGTCCGCGTCATCGCCGACGAGCTGGGCGTCTCCACCGGCTCCGCGCAGGACCGCAAGACCAAGGCCGTCGACCTCCTCAAGGGAGGCGGCATTGAGGTTCCGGAGCAGGCCGCAGCCTGA
- a CDS encoding DUF6197 family protein: MTKTIFTDETLRLAAEAMGEYSRSIWVGPSGEQVTGEQVACHLEATRALLDRDGWVRTYTSVATSADRTGDETAVTDRLSEVLHLVRNAFGPGDLRWPLYSALLEISASADGDGDTKCVAGLVLDLVIQTHTGSDTAKAIAWSERMHRTAEDITALLMAGARFARAYGPGVIAEGLAAA; encoded by the coding sequence ATGACGAAGACGATTTTCACTGACGAGACGCTGCGCTTGGCCGCTGAGGCCATGGGCGAGTACAGCCGGTCTATCTGGGTCGGCCCGTCCGGCGAGCAGGTCACCGGCGAGCAGGTCGCCTGCCACTTGGAGGCCACCCGCGCTCTCCTGGACCGGGATGGCTGGGTCCGCACCTACACCTCCGTCGCGACGAGCGCCGACCGTACTGGCGATGAGACGGCGGTCACGGACAGGTTGAGCGAGGTGTTGCACCTGGTTCGCAACGCATTCGGGCCGGGCGACCTCCGGTGGCCGCTGTACAGCGCGCTGCTGGAGATCTCCGCCAGCGCGGACGGCGACGGGGACACAAAGTGTGTGGCCGGGCTGGTGTTGGACCTGGTGATCCAGACCCATACCGGGTCGGACACCGCGAAGGCTATTGCGTGGTCGGAGCGGATGCACCGTACGGCCGAGGACATCACGGCTCTGCTGATGGCAGGCGCCCGGTTCGCTCGCGCATACGGGCCCGGCGTCATCGCCGAGGGCCTGGCTGCTGCCTGA